The following proteins come from a genomic window of Takifugu rubripes unplaced genomic scaffold, fTakRub1.2, whole genome shotgun sequence:
- the LOC115248128 gene encoding acetylcholine receptor subunit delta-like → MFNTFPCVYNHLLSNDAQFNVAYYCNVLVDSAGLCYWSPPAIFTSSCSISVKYFPFDWQDCTLKFTSLTYNAKEIRLLLKEDIVIETKWTVEWIIIDPAS, encoded by the exons atgtttaatacatttccgTGTGTGTACAACCACCTCCTCAGCAACGATGCCCAATTCAACGTGGCCTACTACTGCAACGTTCTGGTGGATTCAGCAGGTCTCTGCTACTGGTCACCACCCGCCATCTTCACatcgtcctgctccatcagcgtcaaatatttcccctttgactggcaggactgcacgctcaaattcac CTCTCTAACGTACAATGCCAAAGAGATCAGGTTGCTCCTGAAGGAAGACATAGTCATTGAAACCAAGTGGACGGTTGAATGGATCATTATTGATCCTGCAAGC